CCGGCGCATAACTGCTCTTAGGCAGGTCGTAACTCAAACGGTTGTTCACGAAGTCGGCCATGCGCTGAGATGGCGCCGTCTGCTTCATGTTGCCCTGCTGCCAGCACTGTTTCTCCAATATCTCCTGGAAATACATCATTTGGAGGGAAGAGTGAGGAGTGAAGAGTGAAGAATCCTCCTGTCTGCGAAGTTCGATTTCCTCCAACACTGCCTGATGATCCTTCACAAATGGCGCTACATCTTCAGGATGCGTCTCCACCACCATGCCCGAATTGCTCCATGCCGTACCACGGTTGCTCGGACTCATGCCGTTGACCACAAGCTGTTCCGGACCCGTAGCTGCAGGAATCACAAAACCGCCCGGACACATACAGAAACTATATACACCCCTGCCATCCACCTGGGTTACAAAACTGTATTCGGCTGCAGGCAGATACTTGCCACGACCGTTCTTGTTGTGATACTGTATCTGATCGATGATCTGGGAAGGATGCTCCAGACGGACACCCACCGCAATGCCCTTCGCCTCAATCTCTATCTTGGAAGAAGCGAGATAGCGATACACATCACGGGCACTATGACCGGTAGCCAAAATCACTGGTCCACGATAGTTTTCCTCCGCACCCGTCTGCAGGTTGACAGCCTCCACACCTATCACCTTGTCGCCCTCCAAGACGAAGCGGGTCATCTTGGTCTGGAAATGCACCTCACCACCACATTGGAGAATGGTATTGCGCATATTCTCGATGACACGCGGCAACTTATCGGTACCGATATGCGGATGGGCATCAGCTAAGATATTCGTATTGGCTCCATGCTGACAGAACACATTCAGTATCTTATCCACGCTACCACGTTTCTTGCTGCGGGTATAAAGTTTGCCGTCACTATAGGCACCTGCACCACCCTCACCAAAACAGTAGTTGCTCTCGCCATCCACCTTCTGGGTCTTGGTGATATTACTGAGGTCTTTCTTGCGCTCACGCACATCCTTGCCACGCTCCAAAACCACCGGTCTGTAACCCAATTCGATGAGTTTGAGGGAAGCAAAGAGACCGCCAGGTCCCTCTCCCACCACGATGACACAAGGCTTACTGCTCACGTCGGGATATTCCGTATGGACATACTGATCGTCCTGCGGAAACTCATTGATATAGGCACGCACCTTGAGATTGACAAAGATGGTGCGCTGGCGGGCATCGATGCTTCTCTTGAGTACTCTCACCTGGTTGAGTGTTCTCACATCCAACCCCTTTTCCTTGGCGAGATAGCGCTTGATGCCTTCCTCGCTCGCTGCCTGTTCTGGCAGAATTCTGATTTGATATTCCTCGATCATATTATTAGGATTTTCCTTTTTTGATTACACCTCCATGGTTGCCATGACTTCCAATGTATCCAAATTGTACATGGTGAACTTGCCGTCCTCCAAAGTGGCGATGGTAGGAGGATTGCCGCCCTTAGGGAAGGTGATGCTGCCCGTATTGCAGATGGCACGGTCGGAATGCGACAATTCCCAGAGATGAGAATGGCCGTAGATGATGGCATCATAAGGTCCCTTAGGCATGTTCTCCTTATTATATATATGTCCGTGGGTCAGCAGGTATCGCTTGCCGTCATCCACGAGCAGGGCGTAGGTTTCCATGATAGGGAAATCGAGCAGCATCTGATCTACTTCTGCATCACAGTTGCCACGTACGGCGATAATTTGGTCTGCCAGACCATTGAGGCGCTCCACGATGCCCTTAGGGTCGATGCCCTCCGGAATGCGGTTGCGGGGACCGTAGTTGATGATGTCACCCATGATGCACATCATATCACACTTCTGAGCCTCATAGAAGTTGAGTGCCCGTTCTAATGCTGGCAAACAGCCATGTATATCCGAAAATAAGAGGTATTTCATAATTCTTCTTTCCTTTTGATTTCTATTATTTTGATGCGATTCTGTCACTGTTGATCCATTGTGACGGATAACGTGATGCAAAATTAGGAAAAAAACGACAAACAGCCAAGATTTCAAGCCAAGAAGTCTGTTAACAATACAAAAAAACCGTTGGGCATCATGAGGCAACTCATGAGCGCAACGGCTTTTATTTTATCATCTTTATCCGAAGTTATCATACATGATGCTCTCAGGATCTACTCCCAGAGAATCCAGATAATCGGTTACGGTCTTAATCAACATTGGAGGTCCGCAGAGATAGTACTCGCAATCCTCTGGTGCCTCATGATCCTTCAAGTAGGTATCACGGATGCAGTTAACAGCAAATCCCTCGTAGTACTTCACGCCCTGAGCATCTGCCACTGGATCCTTGCGGTCGAGTGAAAGATGGAAGTGGAAGTTAGGGAATTCCTTCTCAAGCTCCCAGAAGTCCTCCAGGAAGAAAGCCTCACCCAACGCACGAGCACCATAGAAGAAGTGCAACTCACGGTCGGTAGTATGCAATGTCTTGGTCATGTGCATGATCTGCGCACGCAATGGCGCCATACCGGCACCACCACCAATCCAGATCATCTCCTTGCCTGAAGTGAAGTTAGGATGGAAGTCACCGTAAGGACCACTCATCATTACCTTGTCGCCTGGCTTCAATGAGAAGATGTAAGAAGAAGCGATACCTGTTGGTACGTTCTGGAATCCTACCTGTGGACGTGGCAAGAATGGAGTTGTAGCGATACGAACAGTAAGAGTGATGATGTCACCCTCGTCAGGATAGTTCGCCATAGAGTAAGCACGAACGGTAGGCTCTGGGTTGTGAGCCTTGAGAGAGAAGATGTTGAACTTCTTCCATGCTCCGATGTACTCCTCGCCAATGAGATCCTTGTCGAAGTCCTTGTCGTAATCGATGCAGTCGTATGCAGGAATCTTGATCTGAGCGTAAGAACCCGGAACGAAGTCCATGTGCTCGCCTGGAGGCAGAGCCACCTTGAACTCCTTGATGAAGCTGGAAACGTTCTTGTTGGAGATCACCTCGCACTCCCACTCTTTCACGCCCATCACACTCTCAGGCACCTTGATCTTCAGGTCGCCCTTCACCTTGCACTGGCATCCTAAGCGCCAGTGGTCCTTGATCTGCTTGCGGGTGAAGTGAGGCTTCTCAGAATCGAGAATCTCGCCGCCGCCCTCGAGCACCTGAACCTTACACTGGCCACAACTTGCCTTACCGCCGCAGGCAGAAGGCAGGAAGATGCCGTTCTCATTCAGCGTAGTCATCAAACTGCTGCCCTGAGGCACGTTGATGGTCTTGTCGCCATTGATTTCGATATTTACATTTCCGCTTGGGCTGAGATACTTCTTAGCCACGAGCAGGATGATAACTAATAGGAGAATCACTACGAGGAAAACTCCGATACTAGCCAATATAAATGATGTATTACCCATATCTATAGTCCTCCTATTTTAGATTTTCAAGCCTGAGAAGCAAAGCATAGCCATTGCCATGAGGCCTACTGTGATAAATGTGATGCCGAGTCCCTGCAATGGCTTTGGCACGTCGCAATACTGCATCTTCTCGCGGATGGCACCCATCAGCACGATGGCGAGTGTCCAACCGAGACCAGAACCTACTGCATATACAATGCTATCCCATACTGAGGTGATAGCCTGAGTATTGGTAGGATCCATCAGGATGCGCTGCTGCATGAAGAGTGATGCACCCATGATGGCACAGTTTACGGCAATCAATGGCAGGAAGATACCCAAAGCTGCATAGAGCGATGGAGAGAACTTCTCTACAACCATCTCGACCAACTGCACGATACCGGCGATGACTGCGATGAAGAGGATGAAACTCAGATAAGTGAGATCCACACCTAAGATTCCGTCAGCGCTGAGCACCTTGGTCTGCAGGAGATAATCTACTGGTACGGTGATGAGCAACACGAAGGTTACTGCAAGACCCAATCCCAAAGAGGTCTTCACGTTCTTAGATACTGCCAAGTATGAACACATACCCAAGAAGTAGGCGAAGATCATGTTATCGACGAAAATCGAACGGAAAAACAAACTAATTGCGTGCTCCATCTTACTTCTCCTCCTTATAAATATAGGCACGATGTACCCAGATTACACATCCAACGAGAATCAATGCCATGGCTGGCATGGTCATCATACCGTTGTTAACATATCCGAAATCGTAAGCTCCCTCTGGAATCAGCTGGAAACCGAGCAATGAACCACGGCCTAAAAGCTCACGTACTGCACCCACAATCACGAGGATGAGGGCATAACCCAAACCATTACCTACACCATCGAGGAATGAAGGCCAAGGCTTGTTCATCATGGCAAATGCCTCCAAACGACCCATCAGGATACAGTTGGTGATGATCAGACCTACATACACTGAGAGCTGAACGCTCACATCATAGGCGAAAGCCTTCAACACCTGGCTCACGATGGTAACCAAGGCAGCAACCACTACCAGCTGAACGATGATACGGATGCGCTGTGGAATGGTGTTGCGGATGATGGAAATAATCACATTAGAGAATGCCGTGATGATCGTAACGGCAAGTCCCATCACAATGGCTGGCTTCAACTGTGAAGTAACAGCCAAGGCACTACAGATACCAAGCACCTGGACGAGGACAGGGTTGTCACCGTTCAATGGCTTGATGAATGCCTCCTTATTTTGTTTACTAAATAATGCCATAATATCGCTTAATTATTTAATGAATTTAGCAAGACCTTCCTTGAGCATAGCATCCACACCATCGGATGTCAATGTAGCACCTGTCACGGCATCCACATTATTTGGGTCGCCTGCTGGAGCGTCTTTCTCAACGCCGAGCGCGATGCCCGGTACGCCATCCTTGTGAATCTTCTTGCCCTGGAACTTCTGCTGCCACTTCAGGTTGTCCTTGATTTCAGCACCGAGTCCGGCTGTCTCGCCTTCGTGGTTGAAATATACGCCATAGATGGTGTTGTTGTCGGCATCTACGGCGATGAAGCCTGAGATACCGCCCCAGAGACCCATACCCTTTACGGAGTAAACGGTCTTCTTCTGACCATCAATCTCGCACTCGTAATACTTCATGCCGTCCTTCTCCTTCTCTGCCTTTACCACCTCTTTATATTTAGCAGCCGCAGTTGCATTGTCGAGGTCGCGGAGGTTGAGTGAGTTCAGAATCTGCTTCTGAGTATCCAGTGCCACGTTAGCATCCTGTGTTGCCTTCAATGAAGAAGACACGAATGCGAGCAGGAATGCCACGATTACCACGATGATAACCGAATAGATAATAGTATAGCTATTTGAATTTGTCTTCATATCTACATTCCTCCTACATTATTTAATTGCACGTTTAGCACGGCGAGAGATGTTGCTCTGTACTACACAGTAGTCGATGAGTGGAGCAAACATATTGCCGAAGAAGATAGCGAGCATCATACCCTCTGGATAACCTGGGTTCATCACACGTACGATAACGGCGATGGCACCGATGAAGAATCCGTAGAAGTACTTTCCCTTTTCTGTACGGGCAGAGGTTACAGGGTCGGTAGCCATGAATACGGCACCGAAGCAGAAACCACCGAGAACGATGTGCTCATACCAAGCGATAGGAGTCATGCCGAGAGCCTGGAAGATAAGCGCCATCACGATACCACCTGCGAATACGGAACCCATGGTCTTCCAAGATGCGATACCTGTCCAGAGAAGGATAATGGCGCCGATGGCAATGGCGATGACAGATGTCTCACCAATACAACCCGGGATGAAACCTGTGATGGCGTCGCAGAGATTAGCGGTAGGCGTAATGTTCTGAGCCAACTGTCCGAGCGGAGTAGCCGCTGTGAATCCGTCTGGCAAGGTGTTGCCGAGACCGAAGATGGCATCCTTGGCAATCCAAACCTTATCACCACTCATAGCCAATGGATATGAGAAGAAGAGGAACATACGGGCACCTACAGCCACATTGAAGATGTTCATACCTGTACCACCGAAGATTTCCTTGCAGAAGATAACTGCGAAGGCGCAAGCCAAGGCAAGCATCCAGAGCGGTGTAGTGATAGGAATAATCAATGGGATGATGATACCGCTGACGAGATAACCCTCCTGGATTTCCTCGTGCTTCCACTGAGCCCAGGCAAACTCGATGCCGAGACCCACGATGTAGCTAACCAGCAACTTAGGGAGGACAGCTAAGAATCCGAAGCCGAAGACCTCGATGAAGCTGGCAGTATCCAATGTACCGGCAGCCTTGAAATTCTGGTATCCCACATTATACATACCGAAGAGCAATGCAGGAATCAGGGCGATTACCACAAAGCTCATGATGCGCTTCGAGTCGATAGAGTCGTGAATGCTGGCTCCGCTCTTCGCTGTCGTGTTAGGCACGTACAGGAAGCTCTCGAAACCATCGAAGACACTCTCGAAGGCATGAAGCTTACCTCCCTCCTGGAAGTTAGGCTTTATCTTATTGAGATAATTTCTTAATGCACTCATTTTTTATTATTCATTAAATTAAGCATTCTCCTTACGCAAGGTGTTCAAACCGTCACGTACAATCTTCTGGAGTTCGAGCTTGGAACTATCTACAAACTCAGCTACAGCAAAGTCTTCTGGGCTCACCTCGTAGATACCGAGTTGCTCCTGCTTGTCGATATCGCCTGTGATGATGGCTTTGATGAGATACTCACCATAGATGTCCATTGGCAATACACTGTCGTACTCGCCGCTCATGATCATGTGGCGCTCACCACCCTTCACACGTGCATCCAGCGCATACTCCTTCTTCTTGCCGAAAAGCCATGAGAAATAGCTGCGGGATGTAGAGAACTGATCGGTGCGTGGAAGTATCCAGCCCAGCATCTCATCCTTGTCGTCACCCTCTGGAATAGCGGTAATCTCGGAGGTATGTCCTCCTACATAAGAGGCAAGTGATGCCTGAGTACCTGTCAGAGGATTACCATTGATAACTCGCACGTGCTCAGTAGTTTTCAACTGATCGGCTACAAAAGCACTCAAAGGGGTACCTACCAATACTTCAGCATAACCTGGAGTCTTGATTTCGCTACCGGCTACTGCTACCATCTTGCGGAGATCTACCTTACCTGTAAGGAAGAGGCGACCGAAGAAGATAACGGCTGCAGGATCTACAGTCCATACCACCTCACCCTTGTTGACTGGGTCGATATGGTTGACCTGAACACCTACATTACCAGCAGGACAAGGACCGTCGAAGACATTCAATTCTACCTCCTTGCTTGCCATCAATGCCACATTTGGCTGGTTGACACCAGCACCGAGGTAAGTCTTGGCGATCTTGCTCAATGCGGTAAGACCCGTCTTGAAAGCCTGCTCGTTGCCGAGAAGCTCCACCTCAAAGTCGGCTGCCAACGGCATATCACGAAGTGTGGAAACAAAAATTGCCTTAGGCGTTGTGTCTGGAGTTGTGGACACAGCGTAAGGCAACTGGTTGATGTATCCGAAAAGTCCCGCCTCAAGCAAAGCCTGCTTGATAGCGTCGCCATCCATCTCATCCACAATCTTCTTACCGAAATCCGTTGAGGTCTGCTTAGCATCGGCCTTCACCTTGATGCAGAGCACCTTGCGGCGGTCACCCCTCTCTATGGCGGTCACTACACCACTCACAGGTGAGGCAAACTTCACCTCTGGGCATGCCTTATTGACAAACAAGGCATCACCGGCATTGACATGGTCACCCTCGCGCACTACGACCTTAGGAGTAACACCTACAAAAGCCTCAGGAACGAGTGCATACTCGTCAGTCTCTGACACTTGCAGCGCAACATCCTTGGAAGCCTTACCCTTCAGGTTAATGTCCAAGCCTTTACGTAACTTAATTACATTTGCCATAACTACATATTAAATATTTATATAAACTGATTTTCGTTCTTATTACTTTCGTTGAAAACTATTTCTTTTATCTCCTACAGTTCTCACAAATTATCTTTCTTACAGCATCTTCGCCTGCGAAGATAAATCTGTGGGAATCTGTGTAATCTGTGGGACTTTATACATTAAAAACTGCAAACATTGCTGCAAAATTAGCAAAAAAAAGTAAGAATGGAAAGAAAAAAGGGTGAATTATTCGGTATTGTAATAAAAAAGCAGTATTTTTGCCAAAAAAATTAATAAATATTCAGCGGCCCGAAAGATTTTGTCAAATACACTTTGCAAAATTCACATCGATTCTGCCGCTAATCACATAAATAGTAAAGCTCTGAAAAAGTTAAAACATATATTCAACGGCATCATCTGGACACTGGTAGGTGTCTATGCTCTGCTCACTGTATTGGTACACCTCTCTCCAATACAGCACTTCTTGGGTTCTCAGGTTTCAAATGCGCTCGCCGATAAATTCGATACAAAAGTGACGGTGGAAAGCGTGAATCTGGGTTTCTTCAACCGTATCATCATCGATGACGTGATGATGTACGACCAGAAAGGCGACAGCATGATTTATGCGTCCAGAATATCAGCAAAGGTAAGTCTGCTGCCCCTACTCAACCAGAAGATTTCCATCGCTTCGGCACAGCTGTTCGGTCTGAAAGCCAACCTGTATCAGCAGACGCCACAGAGCAAGCACAACTTCCAGTTTGTGCTCGACTCGTTGGCTTCCAAGGATACCACCAAGCATACGCCACTCGACCTGCACATCGGAAGTCTGATTATCCGACATGGTGCGGTGAAGTATGACAAACGGTATATCGCCTCTAAATCCGGAGTATTCTCGCCTGCTCATATCAGCATCAGCGACCTCTCGACCCACATCATTGCAAACCATATCACTGATGATGCTATCAATCTGCATATCAAGAAATTAGCGTTCCGCGATAAATCAGGGCTTCAACTGAATTCTCTCGGTTTTAAGTTGGATGCCAACAAACGTGAAGCTTCGCTGAAAGAGTTTGAACTGCAGTTGCCACATTCTGATATCACCTTAGGCGACATACATGCCACTTACAGATTTGATAACGGGATGTTGGTGATGCCTACTCTGCAATATTCGGGCAGTATCGAACAGTCGAAAATCACCCTGTCAGACATCGCCTGCCTGCTCCCTATCTTCCGCCATTTCGAAGATGCCGTGTTCTTCGAAACACAGTTTACAGGCACCTCTACCTCTCTGAGATGCCAGAAAATCAACTTCAAGACGGGAAGCGGCAGCATCAATCTGCAGGCAAAAGGAAGAATCAGCGACTGGAACAGCCGTCCGGCATGGGATGTGGATATCGCCAATCTCAACCTGACCGAAGAGAGCATCAGCTTCATCTCTCATAACTTAGGTAAGAAAATCAATGTTCCTAAAGAAGTGACCCGTCTCGGCGGCATCCACTATGTTGGTCACCTCAGCGGACACGGCGACAGACTCAGTTCGAAGGGACGACTTGAAATGGGCGTTGGAAATGCTGACATCCAACTTGCCAAAAACGGCAAAAATATTCAGGCTAAAATAGCTACCCAGGGAATCGCCCTCGACCGTATTCTTGCCAACAAGACCTTCGGACAGGTGGCTACTGCCATCGAGGTGAAAGGCAACAAGGACCATCTGGTAGCGAAGGGTGAAATCAGCCGATTCGACTACAACAAATACAGTTTCCGCAATATCAGTCTGGACGGTCAGTACAATCATGGACTCATGAAAGGGCTCGCCTCCATCGACGATCCGAACATCCGCGTGAACATTGAGGGAAACTATGCCATCAAGGGCAACAAATACGACATCAACACGCATATCGACCATCTGCAACCTTCCATTCTCGGCGTGAAGATGGCTGACAAGGACTACTGTCTCGACGATATCGACCTGAGCGCCAACAACCAGAGCAGCGACAGTTATCTCGACCTGGAGGCTCCTTTCATGAGCCTGCATGCCAGAGGACAATACAATCTCTCCACATTGGCATCGAGCATACAGAACATGGTAGCAGAAAAACTGCCTACACTGCCTGACATCAAGAAGACAAAGGCGAAGGGAGACAACGACTTCACCCTCCAGGGCAACATCTACTCCACCGAGGTGCTCAACAAGATGTTGGGCATTCCATTGGCTATCAGTTCGCCTATCCACATCAACGGAAACATGTCGGAACAGAGCAATGAGCTGAACCTCTATCTCAGTGCCCCACTCTTCAGCTATAACGGGAAACCATTCCACAACGGCAACGTGGAACTCACCACCCAGGCCAATGCGCTCAATCTGGAAGCACGCATCACGCAGGGAATGCCTTACGAGAAGGCTCCGGAAATCAGACTAAAAGCGGCGGCGGCAGACAATGTGCTCTCCACATTACTTAATTATAACAACCATTCATCCAAACTGCCTGTAAGCGGTTTGCTGAATGCTGACACCCGATTCTCAAAGAATGAACAGGGACAGATGACCATACAGACCAACGTGAAACCTTCCAGTCTGATGTTAGGAAATACGCAATGGGACGTGAAGGCATCCACCGTGGAATATCACAAAAACCACCTCACCGTGGATAATTTCGTAGTGAAACACGGCAAGCAGCACGTCATCATCAACGGTATGGCAACCCCTAACAGGGAGGATTCCATTGTGGCTGACCTCAAGGACGTAGATGTGGCATACATCCTCAACCTCGTCAACTTCCACTCGGTGGATTTCACAGGAAAAGCGACAGGAAAGGCTGTCGTGAAATCTATCTTCCAGGATCCGGATGCCTACGCCAAGTTGGACATCCAAGACTTCACCTTCGAGAACGGACCGATGGGCATACTCCACGCCTTCGTAAACTACAACAAGGAAGACGAGCAGATAGACATCAGGGCTACTGCTGATGAAGGACCTGGACGACAGACCTACATCAACGGTTATGTATCTCCGAAGCGCAACTATATCGACCTCGGCATTGAGGCTGCCGGAACCAACATGAAGTTCATGGAGAACTTCTGCGGCAGTTTCATGGACAATATTGAGGCACAGGGGCACGGAAAGGTGAACGTAGTGGGCGACCTGAAGAAAATCAACCTCGTGGGCGACGTGGAAGTAAGCGGTAAGATGCACATGAAGCAGTTGGGCACCGAATATCACTTTGACCGACTCCGTGCTCATGCCATCCCTGACGACATCCTGCTGATAAACGATACCATCTACGACTGCAACAACAACATTGCCGTGGTAAACGGTGGCATCCACCATAAGCATCTCACCAAGTTGAGCTACGACCTCGACCTGAAGGCAAAGAACTTCTTGGGATATGACACCCGGGAATTTGGCGATAACACCTTCTACGGCACGGTATATGCTACGGGAGATGTGGGCATACACGGCAAGAGCGGTGAGACCGTCATCGACATCGATGCCGTACCGGAGCACGGTTCTATCTTCGTTTATAACGTGGCAAGTCCGGATGCCATCAGCGACAAGAGTTTCATCCACTGGAATGATGCTACACCTGAGTGGGAAAAGCCATTCTCATTCACCAAGAACACGAAAAAGGATGATGACGATGACGATATGGAATCGGATATGCGCATCAACTTCCTGGTGAACACCAACCAGAACCTGACGCTCAAATTGCTCATGGACCCACAGAGCGGTGACTACATCACGCTCAACGGAAACGGCGTAATCAGAGCCAACTACTTCAACAAGGGCTCATTTGATATGTTTGGCAACTATGTAGTGGATCATGGTATTTATAAGTTGACTATCCAGAACATTATCAAGAAGGACTTCGAGTTCTTGCCGGGAGGAACCATCAACTTCGGTGGAAATCCATATAAAGCGGCTCTCAACCTTCAGGCTAAATACGTGGTGAATGGAGTGCCACTGAGCGACTTGAACATCGGTCGCTCGTTCTCCAGCAACAATATCCGCGTAGATTGTCTCATGAATATCAAGGGCACGCCAAATGCACCGAGCGTTGATTTCTCGATGGATCTGCCTACGATAAACAGCGATGCGAAACAGATGATCTATTCGCTCATCAACTCGCAGGAGGAGATGAACCAGCAGGTGCTCTATCTGCTCGGTATCGGAAGATTCTATGCACAGACGAAGAACAATCAGGCTACTGAGAATGCA
This is a stretch of genomic DNA from Segatella hominis. It encodes these proteins:
- a CDS encoding translocation/assembly module TamB domain-containing protein → MSNTLCKIHIDSAANHINSKALKKLKHIFNGIIWTLVGVYALLTVLVHLSPIQHFLGSQVSNALADKFDTKVTVESVNLGFFNRIIIDDVMMYDQKGDSMIYASRISAKVSLLPLLNQKISIASAQLFGLKANLYQQTPQSKHNFQFVLDSLASKDTTKHTPLDLHIGSLIIRHGAVKYDKRYIASKSGVFSPAHISISDLSTHIIANHITDDAINLHIKKLAFRDKSGLQLNSLGFKLDANKREASLKEFELQLPHSDITLGDIHATYRFDNGMLVMPTLQYSGSIEQSKITLSDIACLLPIFRHFEDAVFFETQFTGTSTSLRCQKINFKTGSGSINLQAKGRISDWNSRPAWDVDIANLNLTEESISFISHNLGKKINVPKEVTRLGGIHYVGHLSGHGDRLSSKGRLEMGVGNADIQLAKNGKNIQAKIATQGIALDRILANKTFGQVATAIEVKGNKDHLVAKGEISRFDYNKYSFRNISLDGQYNHGLMKGLASIDDPNIRVNIEGNYAIKGNKYDINTHIDHLQPSILGVKMADKDYCLDDIDLSANNQSSDSYLDLEAPFMSLHARGQYNLSTLASSIQNMVAEKLPTLPDIKKTKAKGDNDFTLQGNIYSTEVLNKMLGIPLAISSPIHINGNMSEQSNELNLYLSAPLFSYNGKPFHNGNVELTTQANALNLEARITQGMPYEKAPEIRLKAAAADNVLSTLLNYNNHSSKLPVSGLLNADTRFSKNEQGQMTIQTNVKPSSLMLGNTQWDVKASTVEYHKNHLTVDNFVVKHGKQHVIINGMATPNREDSIVADLKDVDVAYILNLVNFHSVDFTGKATGKAVVKSIFQDPDAYAKLDIQDFTFENGPMGILHAFVNYNKEDEQIDIRATADEGPGRQTYINGYVSPKRNYIDLGIEAAGTNMKFMENFCGSFMDNIEAQGHGKVNVVGDLKKINLVGDVEVSGKMHMKQLGTEYHFDRLRAHAIPDDILLINDTIYDCNNNIAVVNGGIHHKHLTKLSYDLDLKAKNFLGYDTREFGDNTFYGTVYATGDVGIHGKSGETVIDIDAVPEHGSIFVYNVASPDAISDKSFIHWNDATPEWEKPFSFTKNTKKDDDDDDMESDMRINFLVNTNQNLTLKLLMDPQSGDYITLNGNGVIRANYFNKGSFDMFGNYVVDHGIYKLTIQNIIKKDFEFLPGGTINFGGNPYKAALNLQAKYVVNGVPLSDLNIGRSFSSNNIRVDCLMNIKGTPNAPSVDFSMDLPTINSDAKQMIYSLINSQEEMNQQVLYLLGIGRFYAQTKNNQATENAAQQSQTSLAMQSLLSGTISQQINTVLSSLVNSNEWNFGANISTGDEGFNNAEYEGILSGRLFNNRLLFNGQFGYRDNANATQSFIGDFDLRYLIFPNGNLAVRMYNQTNDRYFTKNSLNTQGFGLIMKKDFNGLKDLFGIKKKKKKNKDKGKTIGK